One genomic region from Phycodurus eques isolate BA_2022a chromosome 16, UOR_Pequ_1.1, whole genome shotgun sequence encodes:
- the ankrd40 gene encoding ankyrin repeat domain-containing protein 40 → MSTTSLDKELQERLREASAIGDIDEVRTLVESGVNVNSQNEINGWTCLHWACKRNHKQIVSYLLNSGADKDILTAKDELASQLTSKPEIKRLLGVEVEDVPEVKEAELPIIPNYLSNPPFFYSKMDNKMELLLSQHHAQNGSVEHPEFTDSNSAPLSPTQHLQMPQSLASDDPIPPTNPITHNQVQVREFVPLAEQNGVATGLAPSHNHTVVNCTVPMNLSVEPHLVNHAVPHNGTMCSPPLASTSPGMACSNGSQVQAPSNPTVSRQQSVPQQIGYSQPGGPLPAFQPFFFTSTFPVNVQELVLKVRIQNPNARENDFIEVELDRQELTYRALLRVCCRELDISTEHVEKIRKLPNTMLRKDKDVARLQDFQELEVVLEKSEGLSLFSGTGSLTDRPCYNMKASRLTY, encoded by the exons GGGACATTGACGAAGTGCGGACATTGGTAGAGAGTGGAGTAAACGTCAATTCCCAAAACGAAATCAATGGATG GACTTGCCTGCATTGGGCATGCAAGCGGAACCATAAGCAGATCGTGTCCTACTTACTTAATAGTGGTGCGGACAAAGACATCCTCACAGCTAAGGATGAGCTGGCCTCACAGCTCACATCCAAACCAGAGATCAAGCGACTTTTAGGAG TTGAAGTGGAGGACGTGCCAGAAGTCAAGGAGGCTGAGTTGCCAATCATCCCCAACTATTTGTCCAACCCTCCCTTTTTCTACTCAAAGATGGATAACAAGATGGAGCTCCTCCTTTCTCAGCACCATGCACAAAATGGATCTGTGGAACACCCGGAGTTCACAGACAGCAATTCAGCCCCACTTTCTCCAACCCAGCACTTACAGATGCCACAGAGCCTGGCCTCTGATGACCCCATTCCACCTACCAACCCCATCACCCATAACCAAGTTCAAGTCAGGGAATTTGTTCCATTGGCTGAGCAAAATGGCGTGGCAACTGGCTTAGCCCCATCTCATAACCACACAGTTGTAAACTGCACAGTGCCCATGAATCTGTCAGTCGAGCCGCACCTTGTTAACCACGCAGTGCCACACAATGGAACCATGTGCTCGCCTCCTTTGGCCTCGACCAGCCCAGGTATGGCTTGCAGCAATGGGAGTCAGGTCCAGGCTCCATCCAACCCGACAGTGAGCAGGCAGCAGTCTGTCCCGCAGCAGATAGGCTACAGTCAGCCAGGCGGACCTTTGCCAGCCTTCCAGCCGTTTTTCTTCACAAGCACCTTCCCTGTCAATGTACAAG AATTAGTACTGAAGGTCCGTATCCAGAACCCTAACGCCCGTGAGAACGACTTCATCGAGGTGGAGCTTGACCGCCAGGAGCTCACGTATCGTGCGCTGCTGAGGGTCTGCTGCCGCGAATTGGATATCAGTACTGAGCACGTGGAGAAGATCCGCAAGCTGCCAAACACCATGTTAAGAAAG GACAAAGATGTCGCCCGGCTGCAGGACTTTCAGGAGCTGGAGGTCGTCCTGGAGAAATCCGAGGGCTTGTCCTTGTTCTCTGGAACGGGGAGCCTCACTGACAGACCCTGCTACAACATGAAGGCCTCCCGCCTCACCTACTAG